One region of Polypterus senegalus isolate Bchr_013 chromosome 11, ASM1683550v1, whole genome shotgun sequence genomic DNA includes:
- the LOC120539512 gene encoding uncharacterized protein LOC120539512 codes for MDNIVTRYNRGSKELVFLNEHKSIEELREEELNEHMWRRYLRRRPLLPEVKLTISKLQHVTTKTGVKGIIRNGFKGEYYAIGNCNYGPFSYWSGVVDPEEVETEISDWIEENTELDPSDMNANSPAFSEESLYGNYKFSLDFEDVLNAYEYRFCGGENAVFRVFGMSCFKQQIVYTVVVHSPYEDQFCDFPLLPNDPDNSICGLEDDTIFWWPESVSSFNEYNDDESIDWRKYFVWDHLVFAFHVEHYFQFTKVFLLKHLTPCQLYEVNICMEKETRRTAKKFIKWLKYCNR; via the coding sequence ATGGATAATATAGTTACTCGATATAATCGTGGAAGCAAAGAACTGGTGTTCCTTAATGAACATAAAAGTATAGAAGAATTAAGGGAGGAGGAAttaaatgaacacatgtggagacGGTATCTCAGAAGAAGACCTCTACTACCAGAAGTGAAATTAACCATCTCTAAACTTCAGCATGTCACAACCAAAACGGGAGTGAAAGGAATCATTAGAAATGGATTTAAAGGTGAATACTATGCTATTGGTAATTGTAATTATGGTCCTTTTTCCTATTGGAGTGGTGTTGTTGATCCTGAAGAAGTAGAAACAGAAATAAGTGACTGGATTGAAGAAAATACAGAACTAGACCCATCGGACATGAATGCTAATTCTCCTGCATTTTCAGAAGAGTCTCTCTATGGAAATTATAAGTTCTCCTTGGACTTTGAAGACGTGCTAAATGCCTACGAGTATAGGTTTTGTGGTGGTGAGAATGCTGTTTTCCGGGTGTTCGGAATGTCCTGCTTTAAGCAGCAAATTGTGTATACAGTGGTTGTTCACAGTCCCTATGAGGATCAGTTCTGTGACTTTCCGCTTCTTCCAAATGATCCAGATAACAGCATCTGTGGCCTAGAGGACGATACCATTTTCTGGTGGCCAGAATCTGTTAGCAGCTTCAATGAATATAACGATGATGAAAGCATtgattggagaaaatattttgtatggGATCATTTGGTGTTTGCTTTCCATGTTGAGCATTACTTCCAATTTACCAAAGTATTCCTCTTAAAGCACCTTACACCATGCCAACTCTATGAAGTAAATATAtgcatggaaaaagaaacaagacgtACTGCCAAAAAGTTCATCAAGTGGCTAAAATACTGCAATAGATAG